One stretch of Rhodoferax lithotrophicus DNA includes these proteins:
- the rimM gene encoding ribosome maturation factor RimM (Essential for efficient processing of 16S rRNA), whose amino-acid sequence MLPGLEAAELPADAIEVGRVFDAWGIKGWFKVLPYSADPEALFSCKRWYLLPSEKGVKAFEGVCSLHVKEVKLHSGTVVACAQDVVDRSVADSLRGARIFIPKSSFPAAQEDEYYWVDLIGLEVINREGQSLGCVSELLSTGPQTVLVIEDTKNLKSESRMIPFVAQYIDDVNLPERRILVDWQLDY is encoded by the coding sequence ATGCTGCCCGGCCTTGAGGCTGCCGAACTTCCGGCAGATGCAATTGAAGTTGGGCGCGTCTTTGATGCCTGGGGCATCAAAGGGTGGTTCAAGGTACTGCCCTATAGCGCCGATCCTGAGGCGCTTTTTTCATGCAAACGCTGGTATCTATTGCCCTCAGAAAAAGGTGTGAAAGCCTTTGAGGGTGTGTGTTCTTTGCATGTCAAAGAAGTCAAACTCCACTCAGGTACCGTTGTTGCATGTGCCCAGGATGTGGTTGATCGCTCTGTGGCGGACTCCCTGCGCGGTGCGCGTATTTTTATTCCAAAATCAAGTTTTCCTGCAGCTCAGGAAGATGAGTATTACTGGGTTGATCTTATTGGTCTCGAGGTGATCAATCGGGAGGGGCAAAGTTTGGGCTGTGTGAGTGAGCTTTTGTCCACTGGGCCACAAACAGTGTTGGTCATAGAAGATACAAAAAACTTAAAGTCTGAGTCCCGGATGATTCCTTTTGTTGCGCAATACATTGATGATGTGAATTTGCCTGAGCGGCGAATTTTGGTGGACTGGCAACTCGATTACTGA
- the rpsP gene encoding 30S ribosomal protein S16, protein MVVIRLARGGAKARPFFNIVVADKRTRRDGRFIERIGFYNPIATANEESIRIAQDRLTYWRSVGAQASPTVERLVNQLAKKAA, encoded by the coding sequence ATGGTCGTCATTCGACTCGCCCGTGGCGGTGCTAAAGCACGCCCGTTTTTTAATATTGTTGTTGCAGACAAGCGGACTCGCCGTGATGGTCGCTTCATTGAACGCATTGGTTTTTACAACCCCATTGCAACGGCAAACGAAGAAAGCATTCGTATTGCACAGGATCGCTTGACTTACTGGCGCAGTGTGGGTGCTCAAGCTTCTCCTACGGTGGAGCGCTTGGTGAATCAGTTGGCCAAAAAAGCGGCCTGA
- a CDS encoding GNAT family N-acetyltransferase produces MPIIRPSQVTDIPQITQIYANHVRHGTGTFEIDPPTEDDMAQRRADVLSRHLPYIVVVEGERILGYAYCNWFKPRPAYRYCAEDSIYLAPESIGKGLGRILLAELIYQAELSGVRKLIAVIGDSNNLGSIRVHQSTGFKHVGTLQSCGWKFERWLDVVMMEKSIGQGDRTRPD; encoded by the coding sequence ATGCCCATCATCCGACCAAGCCAAGTCACTGACATTCCACAAATTACCCAAATTTACGCTAACCATGTCCGCCATGGGACAGGTACATTTGAAATAGATCCACCCACTGAAGATGACATGGCACAACGACGTGCAGATGTTTTGAGCAGACATCTGCCTTACATTGTGGTCGTCGAAGGCGAGCGTATTTTGGGATATGCGTACTGCAACTGGTTTAAACCCAGGCCAGCGTACCGCTATTGTGCAGAGGATTCGATTTACCTGGCTCCAGAATCTATCGGCAAAGGGTTGGGACGAATTCTTTTGGCCGAGCTCATCTATCAAGCCGAACTCTCCGGAGTGCGAAAACTCATCGCTGTGATTGGCGACTCGAACAACCTAGGTTCGATTAGAGTCCACCAAAGCACGGGTTTTAAGCATGTTGGCACACTTCAATCGTGCGGCTGGAAGTTTGAGCGCTGGCTGGATGTGGTGATGATGGAAAAATCCATCGGACAAGGCGATAGAACACGCCCAGATTGA
- a CDS encoding inorganic phosphate transporter, translating to METVQAALWVVVVLVLMAVVFDFMNGFHDAANSIATVVSTGVLKPGQAVVFAAFFNVVAIFIFHLSVAATVGKGIVMPGIVDTHVVFGALVGAITWNFITWYYGIPSSSSHALIGGIAGAAVAKAGVAALLVAGIMKTVVFIFVSPLLGFLLGSLMMVVVSWAFRGFRPLKVDKWFRRLQLISAGAYSLGHGGNDAQKTIGLIWMLLIATGYANSGDSSPPNWVILICYSAIGLGTMLGGWRIVKTMGQRITKLKPVGGFCAETGGALTLFMATALGIPVSTTHTITGAIVGVGATRRASAVRWGVAGNIIWAWVLTIPASAFVAAVAYWVSLQIL from the coding sequence ATGGAAACTGTACAAGCTGCGTTGTGGGTGGTGGTGGTTTTGGTGCTGATGGCTGTGGTGTTTGATTTCATGAATGGATTTCATGATGCCGCCAACTCTATCGCTACTGTGGTGTCTACCGGGGTGCTCAAGCCTGGTCAGGCGGTAGTTTTTGCAGCCTTTTTTAATGTTGTTGCCATTTTCATTTTTCATTTGAGTGTGGCGGCCACGGTGGGTAAAGGTATTGTGATGCCTGGTATCGTGGATACCCATGTGGTGTTTGGTGCCCTCGTTGGTGCCATCACCTGGAACTTTATTACTTGGTACTACGGTATCCCCAGTAGTTCATCACATGCATTGATCGGCGGCATTGCCGGTGCAGCCGTTGCCAAGGCTGGAGTGGCTGCATTGCTTGTCGCAGGAATCATGAAAACCGTGGTATTCATTTTTGTGTCGCCATTGCTTGGTTTTTTGTTAGGCTCGCTCATGATGGTGGTGGTGTCATGGGCTTTTCGTGGTTTTCGTCCTCTGAAGGTGGATAAGTGGTTTCGTCGTCTTCAATTGATTTCAGCTGGAGCCTACAGCTTGGGGCATGGTGGTAATGATGCGCAAAAAACCATTGGTCTCATTTGGATGCTTCTGATCGCCACAGGTTACGCCAACTCGGGCGACAGCTCGCCTCCCAATTGGGTCATTTTGATTTGTTATTCAGCGATTGGACTGGGTACGATGCTGGGTGGTTGGCGGATTGTGAAGACCATGGGGCAGCGCATCACCAAACTTAAGCCAGTAGGAGGTTTTTGTGCCGAAACGGGTGGGGCATTGACGTTGTTCATGGCCACAGCTTTGGGTATTCCCGTTTCCACCACGCATACCATTACGGGTGCAATTGTGGGAGTGGGTGCTACGCGCCGTGCCAGTGCAGTGCGTTGGGGCGTTGCTGGCAACATCATTTGGGCTTGGGTGCTGACCATTCCTGCCAGCGCCTTTGTCGCTGCAGTGGCCTATTGGGTCAGCTTGCAGATTTTGTGA
- a CDS encoding DUF47 domain-containing protein, with translation MFFGKLLPRDTNFFVLFDQHADHIVAAAQAFSKLVENYNDLDLRAKYHRQVNDAEGAADRVTHEVNKAIHKTFITPIDREQIHSLINTMDDVADLIQDSAETMALYDVHHMTEEITRLTDLSVKCCERLRDAVKLLNKIAEASTAEAALKTCDEIDKLESDADRVMRTAMSKLFREEPDVREVIKLKAIYELLETITDRCEDVANLIEGIILENS, from the coding sequence GTGTTTTTTGGCAAATTGCTACCGCGCGATACGAATTTTTTTGTTCTTTTTGATCAACACGCTGACCATATCGTTGCGGCTGCTCAGGCATTTTCTAAGCTGGTTGAAAATTACAACGATCTGGATTTGCGCGCAAAATACCATCGCCAAGTCAATGATGCAGAAGGTGCTGCTGATCGAGTGACCCATGAGGTTAACAAAGCGATTCACAAGACGTTCATTACTCCCATTGATCGTGAGCAGATTCATAGCTTGATCAATACCATGGACGACGTGGCTGATTTGATTCAGGATTCGGCCGAAACCATGGCTTTGTACGATGTACATCACATGACCGAAGAGATTACTCGTTTGACTGATTTGAGTGTCAAGTGTTGTGAACGGCTGCGCGATGCAGTCAAATTGCTGAACAAGATTGCTGAAGCATCAACTGCCGAAGCTGCCCTGAAAACCTGTGACGAAATTGATAAATTGGAAAGTGATGCAGATCGTGTGATGCGCACAGCTATGAGCAAGTTGTTCCGGGAAGAGCCAGATGTACGCGAGGTCATTAAGCTCAAAGCCATCTATGAGCTGTTGGAAACCATCACAGACCGTTGTGAAGATGTGGCAAATTTGATCGAGGGCATCATCCTCGAAAACTCTTGA
- the acnB gene encoding bifunctional aconitate hydratase 2/2-methylisocitrate dehydratase: MLQAYRAHVAERATLGIPALPLNAQQTAELIELLKNPPAGEEAFLLDLITHRVPAGVDDAAKVKASYLAAVAHGTEKCTLISREKATELLGTMLGGYNLTPMIDLLDDEVVAGVAAEGLKKTLLMFDQFHDVKEKADKGNTFAKAVLQSWADAEWFTSRPEVAQSITLTVLKVTGETNTDDLSPAPDAWSRPDIPLHAMAMLKNARDGITPEEDGKRGPVKFIEDLRARGNLVAYVGDVVGTGSSRKSATNSVLWFTGEDIPFVPNKRFGGVCLGSKIAPIFYNTMEDAGALPIELDVSQMGMGDTIELRPYEGKALKDGKVIAEFTVKSEVLFDEVRAGGRIPLIIGRGLTAKAREALGLPVSTLFRLPQNPKATGKGFTLAQKMVGRACGLPEGQGVVPGTYCEPKMTSVGSQDTTGPMTRDELKDLACLGFSADLVMQSFCHTAAYPKPVDVKMHHELPEFMSNRGGIPLRPGDGIIHSWLNRMLLPDTVGTGGDSHTRFPIGISFPAGSGLVAFGAATGVMPLDMPESVLVRFKGEMQPGITLRDLVNAIPLYAIKSGELTVAKQGKKNVFSGRILEIEGLPDLKVEQAFELSDASAERSAAGCTVHLNKEPIIEYLNSNIVMLKWMIANGYSDVRTINRRIKAMEAWLADPQLLKADADAEYASVIEIDLADIHEPILACPNDPDDVKTLSEVAGAKIDEVFIGSCMTNIGHFRAASKLLENKRDIPVKLWMAPPTKMDAKQLSEEGHYGVLGSAGARMEMPGCSLCMGNQAQVKEGATVLSTSTRNFPNRLGKNSYVYLGSAELAAICSKLGRIPTKAEYMADMGVLTAASSKIYQYLNFDKVKDYTDAAASVN, encoded by the coding sequence ATGTTGCAGGCCTACCGTGCCCACGTTGCCGAGCGCGCTACGCTCGGAATCCCCGCTTTGCCGCTCAATGCCCAACAAACTGCTGAGTTGATTGAACTGCTGAAAAATCCACCCGCAGGCGAAGAAGCCTTTTTGCTCGACCTCATTACGCATCGTGTACCCGCAGGCGTGGATGATGCAGCCAAAGTGAAAGCCAGCTATTTGGCTGCTGTGGCACATGGCACTGAAAAATGCACACTGATCAGCCGTGAAAAAGCCACAGAATTGCTGGGCACCATGCTCGGTGGGTACAACCTGACACCGATGATCGACTTGCTGGACGATGAGGTCGTGGCTGGTGTGGCGGCAGAAGGTTTGAAAAAGACACTGTTGATGTTTGATCAGTTTCATGATGTCAAGGAAAAGGCCGACAAAGGCAACACGTTTGCCAAAGCTGTTTTGCAAAGCTGGGCGGATGCCGAGTGGTTCACCAGCCGCCCTGAAGTGGCACAAAGCATTACCTTGACCGTCCTCAAGGTGACCGGTGAAACCAATACCGACGATCTTTCGCCTGCACCTGATGCGTGGAGCCGCCCCGATATTCCATTACACGCCATGGCCATGCTGAAAAACGCGCGTGATGGTATTACCCCAGAGGAAGACGGCAAGCGTGGCCCAGTCAAGTTCATTGAGGATTTACGTGCCCGTGGCAATCTGGTGGCCTATGTGGGCGATGTGGTGGGCACGGGTTCCAGCCGTAAATCAGCGACCAACAGCGTGTTGTGGTTCACTGGGGAAGATATTCCGTTTGTTCCGAACAAGCGTTTTGGGGGTGTCTGCCTGGGTTCCAAAATTGCGCCCATTTTCTACAACACCATGGAAGATGCAGGTGCGCTGCCGATTGAGCTTGATGTCAGCCAGATGGGGATGGGCGACACCATTGAACTGCGTCCTTATGAAGGCAAGGCCCTCAAAGACGGCAAAGTTATTGCGGAGTTCACTGTCAAGAGCGAAGTGCTGTTTGATGAAGTGCGTGCTGGCGGCCGTATCCCGCTGATCATCGGACGGGGGTTGACCGCCAAAGCTCGTGAAGCACTGGGCTTGCCGGTGTCCACGTTGTTCCGTTTGCCACAAAACCCCAAGGCCACCGGCAAGGGCTTTACATTGGCACAAAAAATGGTCGGTCGCGCCTGTGGTTTGCCAGAAGGACAAGGCGTTGTGCCTGGTACCTATTGCGAGCCCAAAATGACCAGTGTTGGCTCTCAAGACACCACTGGCCCGATGACACGTGACGAATTGAAAGATTTGGCCTGTCTGGGCTTTAGTGCTGATCTGGTGATGCAGTCGTTCTGTCATACCGCTGCTTACCCCAAACCTGTTGATGTCAAAATGCACCATGAGTTGCCAGAATTCATGAGCAATCGTGGTGGTATTCCTCTGCGCCCTGGTGATGGCATCATCCATAGCTGGCTCAATCGCATGTTGTTGCCTGATACCGTCGGTACAGGGGGTGACAGCCACACTCGGTTCCCAATTGGTATCAGCTTCCCGGCTGGTTCTGGCCTAGTCGCGTTTGGTGCTGCTACCGGTGTGATGCCATTGGATATGCCTGAGAGTGTGTTGGTGCGTTTCAAAGGTGAAATGCAGCCAGGAATTACCCTGCGTGACCTGGTCAACGCCATTCCGCTTTACGCGATCAAGTCGGGTGAATTGACGGTGGCCAAGCAAGGTAAGAAAAACGTGTTCTCGGGCCGCATTCTTGAAATTGAAGGTCTGCCAGATCTCAAGGTAGAACAAGCGTTTGAATTGAGTGATGCGTCGGCTGAGCGTAGCGCTGCAGGTTGTACTGTGCACCTGAACAAAGAGCCAATCATTGAGTACCTCAATAGCAATATCGTGATGCTCAAGTGGATGATTGCCAATGGTTACTCAGACGTTCGCACCATCAATCGCCGTATCAAGGCCATGGAAGCCTGGCTGGCTGATCCTCAACTGCTGAAGGCTGATGCTGATGCTGAATATGCCAGCGTCATTGAAATTGATCTGGCTGACATCCATGAACCCATTTTGGCTTGCCCGAATGATCCAGATGATGTCAAAACATTGTCTGAAGTTGCCGGTGCCAAAATTGACGAAGTGTTCATTGGGTCTTGCATGACCAATATCGGACATTTCCGTGCCGCTTCTAAGTTGCTTGAAAACAAGCGCGACATTCCAGTCAAGCTTTGGATGGCACCTCCGACGAAGATGGATGCAAAACAGCTTAGCGAGGAAGGTCACTACGGTGTATTGGGCAGCGCTGGAGCACGTATGGAAATGCCTGGTTGCAGCTTGTGTATGGGCAACCAGGCGCAGGTCAAAGAAGGTGCCACCGTCTTGTCGACATCGACGCGCAATTTCCCCAATCGCCTTGGCAAAAACAGTTATGTGTATTTGGGAAGCGCCGAGTTGGCCGCTATTTGCTCCAAACTGGGTCGTATCCCGACTAAAGCTGAATACATGGCTGATATGGGCGTTCTCACGGCTGCCAGCAGCAAGATTTATCAATATCTGAACTTTGATAAGGTAAAGGACTACACCGACGCAGCGGCTTCTGTCAATTGA
- a CDS encoding HpcH/HpaI aldolase/citrate lyase family protein — protein sequence MTHPRDILLGAAMAAPLPVCDHYCGVEARMEKSLVMQAELSEEFGACVFDVTLDCEDGAPVGAEKDHALMVLALLNKAQLAIKNVANEGLSRVAVRVHPVEHPAFEQDVEIIVGGAAQALCHVMIPKVDSVADVERALQSVDRAAQYAHRKEPLPIHVLIESPAAVQNVAAIVSHPRVQSASFGLMDFVSAHGGLIPASAMGISAQSLPGDLDQFSHPLVVRAKLEVAAACHAFGKVASHCVVTEFKNTDALETAARRASSAFGFGRMWSIHPDQIRPILKAFAPNEVEVERASRIVCSAFKADWAPISVDGVLHDRASYRFFWQILVRAHQTAKLHHEDPAQQFFRS from the coding sequence ATGACTCATCCGCGCGACATATTGCTGGGTGCTGCCATGGCGGCACCTTTGCCGGTATGTGATCATTATTGTGGTGTTGAAGCGCGGATGGAGAAAAGTCTGGTTATGCAGGCGGAACTGTCCGAGGAGTTTGGTGCCTGCGTATTTGATGTCACGCTTGATTGCGAAGACGGTGCGCCAGTTGGTGCGGAAAAAGACCATGCATTAATGGTCTTGGCGCTCTTAAATAAAGCGCAATTAGCTATTAAAAATGTAGCAAATGAAGGTCTTTCACGGGTGGCAGTTCGGGTGCATCCGGTGGAGCATCCGGCTTTCGAGCAAGATGTAGAAATTATTGTAGGTGGTGCTGCTCAAGCCTTGTGTCATGTCATGATTCCGAAGGTTGATTCGGTGGCTGATGTGGAGCGTGCTCTGCAATCGGTAGATCGTGCGGCCCAATACGCTCATCGAAAAGAGCCTTTGCCGATACATGTGCTGATTGAATCCCCTGCAGCTGTGCAAAATGTGGCTGCCATTGTGTCGCACCCAAGGGTGCAGTCGGCAAGTTTTGGGTTGATGGATTTTGTATCTGCTCATGGTGGATTGATACCTGCGAGTGCTATGGGTATTTCGGCCCAGAGTTTGCCAGGTGATTTGGATCAGTTCAGTCATCCACTGGTGGTGCGTGCCAAGCTTGAAGTGGCTGCTGCTTGTCATGCCTTTGGTAAAGTGGCATCCCATTGCGTGGTAACTGAATTCAAAAATACGGATGCTCTTGAAACAGCAGCGCGCAGGGCCAGTAGCGCTTTTGGGTTCGGGCGAATGTGGAGTATCCATCCTGATCAAATCAGGCCAATTTTGAAGGCTTTTGCCCCCAATGAGGTTGAAGTTGAACGTGCCAGCCGGATTGTTTGCTCAGCATTTAAGGCGGATTGGGCACCTATTTCTGTTGATGGTGTCTTGCACGACCGTGCAAGTTATCGGTTTTTTTGGCAAATCCTGGTGCGGGCGCATCAAACTGCCAAGCTGCACCATGAGGATCCTGCACAACAGTTCTTCCGTTCATGA
- a CDS encoding malate dehydrogenase — protein MSKKPVRVAVTGAAGQIGYAILFRIASGEMLGKDQPVVLSLLEVPVEKAQQALQGVIMELQDCAFPLVVGIEAHSDPMTAFKDVDYALLIGSRPRGPGMERAELLAVNAEIFTAQGKALNAVASRNVKVLVVGNPANTNAYIAMKSAPDLPRKNFTAMLRLDHNRALSQLADKTGKAVADIEKMAVWGNHSPTMYADYRFATVNGESVKDMINDHDWNANTFLPTVGKRGAAIIAARGVSSAASAANAAIDHMHDWALGTNGKWVTMGVPSNGEYGIPKDTMFGFPVTCEGGEYKLVEGLTIDAFSQECINKTLKELQDEQAGVAHLL, from the coding sequence ATGAGCAAAAAGCCCGTTCGTGTTGCCGTTACCGGCGCTGCAGGTCAAATTGGTTACGCCATTCTGTTTCGTATTGCCTCGGGCGAGATGCTGGGTAAAGATCAACCTGTCGTTTTGAGCCTGCTTGAAGTTCCTGTTGAGAAAGCTCAGCAAGCGTTGCAAGGGGTGATCATGGAGTTGCAAGACTGTGCGTTCCCATTGGTCGTTGGTATCGAGGCTCACAGCGACCCGATGACTGCATTCAAGGATGTTGATTACGCCTTGCTGATCGGTTCGCGTCCTCGTGGCCCAGGCATGGAGCGTGCCGAGCTTCTCGCTGTGAATGCGGAAATTTTCACTGCGCAAGGTAAGGCTTTGAATGCTGTGGCCAGCCGCAATGTCAAGGTGTTGGTGGTGGGCAACCCGGCCAATACCAATGCTTACATTGCGATGAAGAGTGCTCCTGATCTGCCACGCAAGAACTTTACCGCCATGCTGCGCCTGGACCATAACCGTGCATTGAGTCAATTGGCGGACAAGACTGGCAAAGCTGTTGCTGACATTGAAAAAATGGCGGTGTGGGGCAATCACTCGCCGACGATGTACGCCGACTACCGCTTTGCAACCGTCAATGGCGAAAGCGTCAAAGACATGATCAATGATCACGACTGGAATGCCAATACCTTCTTGCCGACTGTGGGCAAGCGGGGTGCGGCCATCATTGCAGCCCGTGGCGTGTCATCGGCGGCCTCTGCTGCAAATGCCGCCATTGATCACATGCACGACTGGGCTTTGGGCACCAATGGCAAGTGGGTCACGATGGGTGTTCCGTCCAATGGTGAATACGGTATTCCCAAAGACACCATGTTTGGTTTCCCTGTGACCTGCGAGGGTGGTGAATACAAGCTGGTGGAAGGTTTAACTATTGACGCGTTCAGCCAAGAGTGCATTAATAAAACACTCAAAGAGTTGCAGGACGAACAAGCTGGCGTCGCTCACCTGCTGTAA
- a CDS encoding GntR family transcriptional regulator, giving the protein MQTSPDNDLTTAEPSVQASSHTTAAFSPLYQQIKGFILNSLHAGEWKPGESIPSEMELAARFKVSQGTVRKAIDELASENLLLRRQGKGTFVATHAEQQVQFRFLKLVPDSGTRGSEGPAQRDIIECRRSRATADVARALALRTGDTVLQARRVLSFGGSPIILEDIWLPAAPFKGLTADRLANYQGPMYALFETEFNVRMVRAEENIRAIPASDVHELLLKVKPGTPLLSVERVAYTYRDEPMELRRGCYRTETHHYHNTLG; this is encoded by the coding sequence ATGCAAACGTCTCCTGACAATGACTTGACAACGGCAGAACCCAGCGTACAGGCAAGCTCCCACACCACCGCTGCGTTTAGCCCTTTGTACCAGCAAATCAAGGGATTTATTCTCAACAGTTTGCATGCTGGCGAATGGAAGCCCGGTGAGTCCATACCTAGCGAAATGGAACTTGCCGCTCGCTTCAAAGTGAGTCAAGGCACCGTACGTAAAGCGATTGATGAACTGGCCTCTGAAAATCTACTTTTACGTCGACAAGGCAAAGGCACATTTGTAGCCACCCACGCAGAACAGCAAGTGCAATTTCGTTTTCTCAAACTTGTCCCGGACAGTGGCACACGTGGCAGCGAAGGCCCCGCTCAACGAGACATCATTGAATGCAGACGAAGCCGAGCTACGGCTGATGTAGCCCGCGCACTGGCACTGCGCACCGGAGATACCGTGTTGCAAGCCCGGCGTGTGCTGAGTTTTGGTGGATCTCCTATTATTCTGGAAGACATCTGGTTGCCAGCAGCGCCCTTTAAAGGATTGACTGCAGATAGGCTAGCCAACTACCAAGGCCCCATGTACGCACTTTTTGAAACAGAATTTAATGTGCGCATGGTCCGTGCCGAAGAAAATATTCGCGCCATACCGGCATCGGATGTGCATGAACTGCTACTCAAAGTAAAGCCAGGTACACCGTTGCTGAGCGTCGAACGTGTGGCATACACCTACAGAGACGAACCAATGGAACTTCGCCGTGGCTGCTACCGGACCGAAACACACCATTATCACAACACCCTGGGATGA
- the sdhC gene encoding succinate dehydrogenase, cytochrome b556 subunit has translation MSDSAASTAKKRPEFRNIDFPSLVSYRWPLASLASGMHRVSGAIMFFLMPFIIWMFDNSISSEISFLKFKAAFNVGMLGLPGFIWKLVVLGLIWASLHHFIAGLRHLWMDTHHEHVSKDFGRQTAAVVLILTLSLTLVLGAKLFGLY, from the coding sequence ATGTCTGACTCAGCGGCTAGCACAGCAAAAAAACGTCCCGAATTCCGCAACATCGACTTCCCCAGCCTAGTGAGCTACCGATGGCCCCTCGCCTCTCTGGCCTCCGGTATGCACCGGGTGAGCGGAGCCATCATGTTCTTCCTGATGCCATTCATCATCTGGATGTTTGACAACTCAATTTCTTCCGAAATTTCATTTCTGAAATTCAAAGCCGCCTTCAACGTCGGCATGTTGGGTTTACCTGGCTTCATCTGGAAACTGGTTGTACTCGGCTTGATTTGGGCAAGTCTTCACCACTTTATCGCTGGCTTGCGCCACCTCTGGATGGACACACACCACGAACACGTCTCCAAAGACTTTGGCCGTCAAACCGCTGCTGTCGTTTTGATTCTTACTCTTTCACTGACACTGGTACTGGGTGCCAAGCTGTTTGGTCTTTACTAA
- the sdhD gene encoding succinate dehydrogenase, hydrophobic membrane anchor protein → MSVNYGSHRTVVGAHYGMRDWLSQRVTAVIMALFTVLVLGQLILSKGPIGYELWAGIFSPQWMKSLTFVVIASLLYHVWVGMRNIFMDYVKPYAIRFVMHVFAIVWLTACAGGAIQALWRL, encoded by the coding sequence ATGTCTGTAAATTACGGTTCACATCGCACAGTTGTTGGCGCACATTACGGCATGCGCGACTGGTTGTCGCAGCGCGTCACAGCAGTCATCATGGCACTTTTCACCGTGTTGGTGCTGGGACAGCTGATTTTGAGCAAAGGCCCTATTGGATATGAATTATGGGCCGGTATTTTTTCTCCTCAATGGATGAAGTCACTGACCTTCGTCGTAATCGCCTCGTTGCTATATCACGTGTGGGTAGGCATGCGCAACATCTTCATGGACTATGTAAAACCCTATGCTATTCGCTTTGTGATGCACGTGTTTGCCATTGTGTGGCTCACTGCATGTGCTGGCGGAGCCATTCAGGCCTTGTGGCGTTTGTAA